Genomic window (Rhododendron vialii isolate Sample 1 chromosome 4a, ASM3025357v1):
CACACACTTCAAAAGTTaaagccccaaattttcatctccctctccaaagcTCTTGGAattagcccctcaatctctctcactgcaaatctcacctcaaatgaccctattcctcaaagaaaaatcaaagaagtgctatgaaagagcaaaaatCGAATttgaaagagggttgaatactatcATGAGAGGATTGGTTAGACATCCAGACTAGCATATATTCCGGATGTGAAGGAGTCCGATGAGAAGGGAGAGCTCGAGGCTCAATAACGTGAGGAGCCGGATGAGAATTATGACTAGGTGTggtggagtcggtggtagtaattCTAGTAGGACATAACTAGTagtttttcttcatttcattttcgtaaCCTTGTTTGGTGATTGGCTAATACATGTGGCCGTGGTTTGGGTAGTTTAGGGGatggtagtggccaagggtagttgaaaCCAAGCAGAAATTTATGGCCGCTAccctttttgtttcccttttcttgGCACCAAGGTCATTATAAGCTATTAAAGTCCTTAATTGATCCTAATGTACGCTCGTCTAACTCTTTTTGATGCGTGATCGATATCTAATGCTAATTTAGTATGAAATTTCTATTAATTCAGTTAGTTTGTGAATAATTCCTTAGCTCTCTTTGTCGGCGCTCTTTTGATTAGCTTGCatagctttttctttttgtctcttgCTATTGCAAATTCTTGCTAGCGCTTATCATGGGATgttgttctagttttttttacTTGGTGAAATTTCATATCTAAGTTTCCCCTTTTGAGTCTTGGAATGGAAATTCAAGGCGGACGTGTGTTGCTTGGCCGTTGGCATAATTTGTTCACCTTAGTTCATTGTATGCATGTGCGTGTTTAGCTTGTAATTGAGTTCGAAGGGGTGTTTGTTTGGACTCATGCCAAGTATCGTTGAGCATAATTGTTGTATCTTGTTTCAGGGGAACATTGCATAGCATTAGTTACTtacttttttgggtaagtttgctagggactagcaaaatccaagttgggggggtgtgataagccctctataatgtaaataatagggcttatctctctcattttttgtcacacacacGTGTTTAACTTACTTTATTAAGATGATATTGCgcggagttggtgtttttggccCTTGCAGGTTTAAGGTGgaaataaggcgtgttttgatgCCATGGATCAATTCCAAGGGTATCCGTACACCCGAGGCCACTTGGCACTCCATCGCCGAGTCCCAAGAATGATGAACAGTAGCTTTGGAGGGTGTGCGGGACAACGGAAGCCCAAAGGGCATGGAAAGGCTAAAGAACCAAAGGAGACAGAAATCTGTCCAGCCGCTACccgtagcccaaaaatggtactacccgtagccaGTGATCAGAAGCTGTGTCAAATTGCAAAACGAGACTACTACccgtagcccaaaaatggtactACCCGTAGCACCTGGGATTTTCTGCCGATTTTTGTACCCGACCAAGCAACAACTTAGGGGTATTTAGGACTTTTGTAACTCTTTTTTAAGGGGCTATAAATACTTTCAAGCCTGATTTCAGTAGGGTATCTTTACTttggcactctctctctctctctacctccattaatggagctcccatctctctcttcatttatgcTTTGAGGAGGATTTTTGAGTACGATCCGTCTACTTCCAAAGCTTTTAGTCTTCATTAAAGGTGTAAGGAATCTCAttctcttcgaggatcttgtctttatttcgaatttaatcaatgtttagttTTCTCCTTACCATTACCCGTGctcatttcatgtcttcttacgatatgtgtgagtagtgtagtaaggttaggttgtgggatggttagcatcccgtaACCAAGGGTGTTGCTTGTTCTTCTCATGTAATTTTCGTTTTTATAGCTTAAGCATATGCTAGAGTCAATTTTAAGTATCAAAACTTtgaggtgttaatctctttgatcaaatgtaggcaagggttaaacttcttgccacatttgatacttggagctatgtccctccttGTGTTTGTCTAAATGCACCAAAAGAACCCTAGACATGTTTAACACTTtggttaaaaagagaagaatcaagtttatccttgcgttatgggtgttaattattcctaaacctagcctttaggttaatctccagttaaaaatccgtagttaggttaagtagcaaGTTAACTAAATCgttcagttggccgtctcaacgccgaagtttggttggcggtcctaacgctaaatcTCTACGCGAGCTAATCTCTGAaaacaagttatggatgcgctccctgtggattcgaccccggacttccgggtattatgctttcaaccgacctaaccctacgcttggggtattcttattgcaacacacattaaggtcgcaagcaggGTGTGGATCCATCGTTCGCCATGCACTCATTGAATGTCGATCCGAATAGGCGGCCGGTGGTTCAAAAAGTCCGACGCTCGTCTGCCGCACATATCGAAGCTGTCATGACAGAAGTGGATCAACTGTTGGAGGCAGGCGTCATTCAGGAAGTCTTATATCCCTCTTGGCTTGCCAATCCAGTGGTCGTACCGAAGAAAATGGGAAACTAAGGGTTTGTGTTGACTAcacaaacctcaacgacgcttgtcctaTGGATAGGTTTCCCCTTCCTCGGATTGAGCAAATGGTGGACGCAACAGTAGGGTGCGAGCGGTTGAGCTTTATGGATGCGTATCGAGGCTATCACCAAATAGCGTTGGATCCGGAAGATCAGAAGAAGACGACCTTTATTTCTCCTCGGGGCACTTACTGCTACAAGGTCGTTCCGTTCGGCCTGAAGAATGCTGGAGCAACCTTCCAACGCTCCATCACAAAGATGTTTCCCGGAATGGTCGGCAAAACAGTAGAAGCCTATATCGATGATCTGGTTTGCAGAAGCACGTTTGCTCGGGACCACCTTCGGGACTTGGGAGAGGACTTTGCTGTTTTGAAACAACGGAAGCTGcgtctcaatgccgagaaatgtgCGTTTGGCGTAAGCTCGGGGAAGTTCCTGGGTTACATGGTAAGTCGCCGAGGGATAGAAGCTGATCCTACACAAATCTTGGCCATACAAAATCTCCGAGCTCCGACTATTATTAAAGAGGTACAGTGGCTTACGGGAATGGTTGCTGACCTAAACCGTTTCATCCGACGTTCGAGTGATCTCTGCCGTCCGTTTTTCCGAGCAATCACCACTAGCCGACGCAGATTCGAATGGACCGAAGAGTGCGAGCATGCTTTGCAATCTTTAAAGCAATACCTGTCCCACGCTCCTTTGCTCGTCAAGCCCCTACCCGACGAAGATCTGTATCTTTACCTTGCTGTTTCTAACCATGCAACGAGTGCGGTTCTTGTTCGGAAAGAGGGAATGGAGCATCAACCAATCTTCTATTCCAGCAAAACTATGACGGACTCTCAGACGAGGTACCTGCCTATGGAGAAATTGGCATTGGCTCTCGTTTCagctaaaacgagcctcttgccttactttcaatcccataggattatggtcctcactgagtttcctctcaaagctgtcTTTCGGAAGACGGACACGTCGAGCCGGATCCTGAAATTCTCTCAAGACTTGGCCAACTTCGACATCCAGTTTGAGCCTCGGACAGCTATCAAAGGTCAGGCCttggccgacttctttgccgaactcacTCATGGATTGCAAGATGAAGCCAACGCTTTGGCCAACGCCGCCGAAGAAGCTCGGATTCaggaagaagaggttttggagGGACCGTCCAGCCGTCCTGCGGAGCCATTCCGTGCTCGGTACTCCCTTGGACGAAAGAAACACAAGCGGCAATGGAAGCTCTGCTCCGGCGACGCTTGGCGACTGACCGTCGATGGAGCTTCTAATGTTCACGGAGCTGGTGCGGGCATCGTCCTTGTGTCACCGAGCGGGACTGTGCATGAAAGCGTGGTCTCGATTGGGTACACGGCGACGAACAACGAGGCGGAGTATGAAGCTTTGATTGCAGgcctccaacttgctcttcggcTGGATGCAGATTCGGTTCATATCTTTTGTGACTCTCAACTCATTATGGGCCATTTAAAAGAtgattatcaagccaaagatcAGCGTATGAATGCTTACGTAAGCCACGTATTGGCTCTGTTCGGAAGATTTCGCCGAGTAGAAGTGGAATGGATCGCTCGGGAACATAATGCACATGCCGACGCCTTGGCAGGTCTTGCTTCGGTTTACAAGACCTCGGGCAGTCGCACTATTACCTTTGACGAGGTCGCCAAACCGAGCTTCGAACAGCCGTGTGAACAGGTCATGGCCATTTCCCTCGGACAGAGTCAACTGGATCCAGTGATTGATTATTTGAAGAACCAGGTGTTGCCACCGAACAAGCGCAAAGCGTACAACTCCGTTGCCGAGCGGCCAATTTTTTCCTGAATCCGAACGATAATCTTTACCGACGAACTTTCACTGGCCCCGATCTGCATGTCGTCCACGACAACCTTGTGCCAGCCGTTCTGGAGGAACTCCATTCGGGAAGCTGTGGGGCGCACTCAGGAGGACGTTCCCTTGCACAGCGTGCTCTgacgcaaggctattggtggccgaagatggtcaAGCAGTCCGAAGAATACGTGAATCTCTGTGTTCGGTGCCAAAAGCAAGCATCTCTCGTCCACCAGCCTGCcttcccccttaaaatgatcactagtCCGTGGCCGTtcgcggtttgggcttttgacatagtAGGCAAGATGCCGAAGGCGCCTGGAGGATTTGAGTATATGCTCACGGCCACAGATTTGTTCACCAAGTGGGTTGAAGCTTCCCCCATGATCAAGACCACCGCAGGCGACGTGGAACGCTTTATTTGGAAGCACATCATCTCAAGGTTCGGCGTACCGTACGCCATCCTTTCTGACAATGGCTCCCAGTTTGTCGCGTCCGCCctcaaagctttttatgcaAAGCGCCACATCACGATCCATAATTCCTCGATGGCCTATCCTCAAGGtaatggacaagccgaagcaTCTAACAAGACCATCACTCGGGGGCAGAAGCGCCGTCTAGATCGGAAACTCGGTAAGTGGGTAGAAGAGCTTCCACACGTCTTATGGGCCTATCGTACAACACCTCGGCGGTCTACCGGCCGtactccatttgctatggcctaCAGTATGGAAGCTGTCCTCCCTTTATCTACTTTAATTCCCATAGCTCGAACGGAAAATTTTAACCCAGTGGACAACAATGCGTTTGTGTGTACCGAGTTAGACCTCGCTGAAGAACTACGTgacaatgctaaccttcggCACGCTGCATATCAACAAGAAGTTGCAAGGGGCTACAATCGCAATGTTCGCGCTCGTCCATTTAACGTCggggacttagtccttcggatggttaCCGAAGCGTCAAAGCTAACCAAGCTGAAGGAtccctatgaaggaccttaccgAGTGGTAGAGAAGATCGAGCATGGTGTCTACAAGCTTGCTGAAATGGATGGGACGCTAATTGCttagccttcaaacctcgccttcaaataaggttgagaaaaaccccaagcgtagggctaggtcgtcggtagcataataaaccggtaagaccgggatcgtacccacagagaattcgaatatagcttaatcggattgtaggttttgtaaggtggattgtggcgtttaagacggccaacttggtgatGCTTTGAAGCGGTAGAAAAttaaggcaaaagactaggaaagcgcttaattaacttaaaggaggcaagtctagggatcgtctaacccttgacttaagccgttaccggttctcaattataactcaggcgagagtcaagaccgcgtgctcacgcccggaagatataactttaatgactacgtttatagaaagatgtgattaaacggaattaaatcaacctatttttgctaatgtatctaacacgtaggaggccacgaggcCTCAATATGCCACTTGCCAAGAtcgcttgactaaacgacatactaaggagttaacacccctcgcttagaccaaaatggctaggttaatgaaattccgaaaaccatgattttaagcccgaaggtttgagaaccaaataaccacctaagtactcgggaaagattaccccgagacttggcctatcaactactcacacatagctaaagcataaaagaaagcataaaaatgaaacatgacttttaaccgataaaaacgaaaacaaacttgatattatagaggatctagtccgtaggaacaactttaataaacgagaaattaacaaacgagaattacttacttgagttctaagagattacactagaaaagcttaaaagaacattaatggaggaaaaattaaaGCTAATAAAGAACTAGGttctaaaagagagagaagagacccctatttatacacaatgggtttctctctcctcaaatatctaaaaacatactattaaaggcaagtatttcataaatgaaaagcccaaaaagtagcaaaatatttGGCCGAAAGCTCctcgtatcgatacagattatgcaaagtatcgataccacattgCTAAGCTGAGAAGACCAATttcccgtaacaatcccgtatcgatacagattatggccgtatcgatacggaactctctgcttggaaagataaccaacgcgtatcgatacggtccaaaatccgtatcgatacggggagcttatctctggttctTCACGCCAGCCTCCCAgtcttgacacccgacgaccgttggcttgcccgatgcttctcgccttcgttctttggtcactttggcaccagttccaccgggcgatgattcttgcattaacttgggggttggctttgcactcaaaatacgccttttaagggcgttttgcctgaaacacttaacaaactaccttacgagcaatattgaataaaaacgacaattaaaagctaaaaacacttctaactaacggacttaagcaccacgttcaagcaatcttaggtgcgtatcacCAATTGCCAATCCATggaatgctcaaaaacttaggAAATTCCATGGCTAATTTTGGCATCCTCCaaccttttttacttttcttctcTTGTATGTAAACTTTTGTTCGGAAAATACGCTTGTGAACGTCATGTATTTAATGCAAGTTAgttgtttttctatttattcTTGTAAACTGGGGTATCTTATCTAGCCCTTCCtttgttcgggtgaaaatctcgaagcccatgatgatttgtttgttcgggtgaaaatctcgaagcccatgatgattcgtttgttcgggtgaaaatcTCGGATCGAAACCTGCTTAAATACACTTCTCACCATTCAAGACTTTTCCCTCGGAAGAACCACTTACTTTCGACGCTGGTGACTGATAATCCTATTGTGTACCCACTTGTTTGCCTTACTGGATTCTCATTCCTACACTATGACCATCCACTAAGCCAGGGGGCTTATATTAGGCTACACAATAAACTCTATCGGAATAGAAAGACTTGGCAAAATTTTACTAGGAAAAATTTTACTTGGAAACACAATGAACACAATAAATCCATTTCGAACAAAAAGACGATTTGCAAGTTTGGTCAAACGAAAAACGAAGATTGTTAATCATTCACCGAGGGCTTCCAACCTGTTTTAGTTACATCGAATGGTTTGGCAAGGTTCTAGTTGTTCGGAGCCaaccatatttaaaaaaaaacactacaaaaatagagaaagcCAGTTCAATTTGCTGGAACATCTGCAGGGGTTGGTACGTCGGTAGAATCGGCAGCACCAGCTATTGCGTCTTCTGCTTCAGCTTTGGCAGGGGCGAGGGGAGGTACTTCCACAAGATTCCTCCTCTCATCATCAGGCTCAATGCCTGCATCGTCAAAACCCCTGTTGTAGCCGAGCATGAAGCTTTCTTTGTGTTGGCCTTCTTTGATCTCAGCTTGGATTTCCAAGATTTGATCAGCCGCATCTTCCTCAGCCTGGGCGTACCCCTTTTCGTACTGCCCCTGCATCTCCTTTTCCAtctgttttttcatttcttctagCCCAAGGGCTCTCCCCTCCGCCAGCCCCTCATCTTTTCCTTCGGCCCTCGTTTGCTCGGCCGACTCTTGCAGCCCCTTGATTAGGTCATTCAGATTTGTAACCTGAACTTCCAGGCCTTGTCTCAcgagctcggattgctccaagcTCTTCTTGTAATCCTCGGTCACGCCCTTGTTGTACTCGACCGACTGTTTCAGCAGTTTCGACTTCTTGTCATGCTCGGTGAGATGAAGTTGGGCACTCATTATGGACTGGGTGGGCTGCAAACAAAACAGAATGAAAGTTATTCCGACGAAATGGGGCAGATGTACAGAAAATCATTGCAAGTACGAAAAATTTACTTACCCTTCCGACATGGTAGTAGTATTCACTCAGGGCTGCTTTCAGAGACGGGGGACTCTATATGTCCTTCGGTAAAGCCAGCCCCGAGTGGAGGGTAAAGGCTAGGGAGGGATCCTCCCTGAGGCTGTCAGATTTTAGTACTTGTTTTTTGCTGGGGGTAACGAAGTTCGGCACCCATGGGGTGTCAAGATCCGAAGCCagctccctctctccctctgtttGTGCTCCCTTCGGAAGCTCAACCTCCTGGCTCTTCCCCTTCGGAGCTGCCTTTGTCTTTTCGCTGGTAAGAGGTTCCTTCGGAGAACGAGGGTCGCTCAGTGGTCATTTTTTGGAGGGAGGGGCGGGTGGGGTTTTCTTGCTTGGAGCCGAGCCCGAAGCGCCCGGGGCCCCAACCTTCCGAAGCTGGgccttctccttttctttttcctccagcTTTTTCTGGAGAACTTCCTTGATGTTCCTTAGAGGCATGTCTTCTTGTTCGCCGAAGGGTTCTTCCTCGGTAGGTAATCGGATCGTCCTTCGGAGAGGTTTGTCGACGCTCGGCCGAAGCTCTTTTGGGATGTCTTCGGATCCAACGTCAAAAGACTGCTCAGGCTCGTCGGTCACCTTTCTTCGGATCCGACCTCCGTAGGTAGCTTTGTACTTGAGGATAGTAGGGGCGTCTCTCTCCTCTGCTGGAACGGTGAGAAGGGAATCGGCAAGACCACAACCTCTCGCCGCCCTTAACAGTACCTTGTTGAGCTTGGTGGTATCTGCCGAAGAATAGTACAAAATCGTTAATTAAATTTTTGATAAGCGTAATAAGAGTAGCAGAAGGAATTACATTTATAATAACGGATAACTGTTCTTACTCGGAGTTCCCCTTCGTGTAGCGATTTCAAATTCGCCATACTCATGTTTGGGGAATTGGAAATTTCCCCGAACCTCGACGTAGTCAGAGGCCCATTTTTCCGAGTCATACATGCCCTTGGGAATGATCTTTTGCATCTTCCTCCAGTAGCAGAGGTAGTACCGAGAATACCGGACGTTTCTCGACATCATGTAATTTTCGAAAAAATGGTAGGCTTCGAGTCGGAACATCTTTACCTCAGCAAGGATGATTACCGAGTGAATAATGCGGTAGGAGTTGACGCTCAACTGGCACGGAGTGAGATTGAAACGGTGAAggatctctctcaaaactctatGCACCGGGAACCGAAGGCCCCCTTctgtgattgccatcaagggaacGGTGACGAGTTCGTCACTGTATCTTATTCGGTTGCCTTGAACCGGCGTGATAACGACATCGTCGGGGACGTCGTATACGGCTCGGAAGAGGCTCAAGCTCTTCTTGTCTTGGAAGCACTCCAAGTAAGGGCAGGGATCCCTCCCCGTTCGGTCGAGAATTACGTCGGGGTCCAGGGGAACAATTTTTCTCTTCGCCTTCGGAGGTTGCGACGAAGATCCCCCTACGATGCCCGCTCCCTCGTTCATACGGCTTGACGAAGCGACTGGGGTTTCTTTTTCCGACTCGGCCTCGTTAGCCCCCTCGGTGTCCTCTCCCTCTTCTGCTTCGTCATGAGGAAGCTCCCTTTCGGACTATGACTCATCTATATCTATAATGTTGGGGTTTGGCCCCATTGTTCGGAGAGGCGTCACCTTGGCGGGGTAGTCGATTCCCTGTATTCCTTCGGGGACCCTGCCACTTGACCCCGTTCGGTAGTTCCGGGCGAAATGTCTTATAGCTTCGGCTAACTCTGGATCAAATCTACCAAAATCCGAAGCTCCGGTATCCACCGACCGATAAGATTCGCCCGAAGAGGTTGACTTCGAAGATTCCATTCCTAGAAACAAATCAGTGCAGGGGATGagaccgttagcgatttgcatggccagGAGTCTAAGGGCCTATGTTCGGTGTTCTATGTTGTTCTGAGAGACCTAAGGTTTGCTCGGTTATTTCCCGACCGAACGCCCTTCGGAAGAACCTCCGAAGAAGGGATTCCTACCGTTCAGGAACAGGGTCGGGTGCCCTAAGCTTCTCTAATGGAAATACATTGATTAAGAAGCTTAGTATGAATCACTAAGCTTCTTAAATGAATATTCCTTTGGGAGAAGCTCCTACTTAAAGGTACCATCGTCTTCGGAAGAACACGATTTGAAGATGAACAtatgttcggaagaacacatgaacatcTGGGGAATCAGGCGACGGTTTCAGCCCaaacgaaaaggaaaaaaccaacTTAGAGGGGGCAAAAGCGCtcgaaaataatcaaaatgcaTCAACATATGAAAGAACTTGAAAAAATACCTGAAAATCAAGAGAAATCTGTGATCAAAACCTTCAAATCTGCAAATTTCTGGCAATTTTTGGTCTGAAGTGGCGCTTGAACAGGGAAGGCGATCGAGAATGGGGGtgaaagtgattttctctctcctaccaCCATCCTTTTATACTGAGATCAGAATTCGAAGCGATCTCAAACCCTGACCGTTGGATTTGGGCGGGAGACTGATGTGACGCTCGATGAAGGACACATGGCAGGTATGAAACGTGCCGTACCACTACCCAATGAAATCGTGACACCTGGCATCGATTCAAATCGACGGTTACagaagcatttaatgaaagCTGCACACACATATCGAAGCGTTCCAAACATTTTTGTCCGTTCAACTTCAACAGTTCGTCCAGTCATTCGTTCTTCGAATTTATGTCGACGTTCGGCCAGATTTttattcaactcctccttcaCTTCCGAGCAAGCAAAGAAGGAGTTGAGGGActattgtagggggccgaaatatccgaaggatcACAGGGTTCACAAGGTCCAGAAGGGGGAATAAAGGTTCACACACTGTTTGACCCGTCATCTAagctgtctcagttcatctgtaaataagtttgggcTTCGGCCCAATATACCAATAATTATCCGAAGGATAGATggaaccacgagtacttcaccgacCGTCATATGCTGTATCCGAACGTACGTACATTTGAGTTCGCTCTGGGGTCTCACCAAACGCTCGGTAGGAACATCCACTCGTTCGGATAAGTTGCTCTTCAGTAAGAAAACCAAACGCTCGGATAATTCGTGTGGCAGAAGTGGGTCCCGCCGAGTACAGGCGAttatggaaccttccataaatatctattGATAAGTAGGCTACCTTTTTTGATATTCGACGTGACATCTCTGAGCGATGTGACCTTTttgacatcaacccatgtgaCTCTGTAAGATCTGGGAAGTGGTgctcattaaatggccctgtTGCAAGACGCCATCCGAGCATTATGCGACACGTGGAAAGTGaagccaacttgctcagcactccaCTCAttcgcctataaatagaagaacaTGACCACAAAGAAAGGGTCTGAAAAACTCTGGAACACAAGTACTTTCTTCTCTCTACTAGCATATTTTCTCACTAAACTTCTTCTGCTCTTCTCCACctactgactagttcgtcggagcttcttcccggaggaacatccccctctggttctgcaggtacaccaAGACAGGCGACATCTCTCACGGCTCCACACACGGAGACAGCTATACAGGAAGGAACACAGAGAAATTCCGCCCCCACAGAATGTAATGCTTGTGGAGAACGAAAGAGGAATTACCGCAAAGATTGCGGACTTCGGGCTTGCAACGAAGCGGCCGGACATAGActgtaaaagagagagaaagcaaagtTGGCTTTCAGGGTACGCCGATGTATTTGGCCCCCGAGTCTGTCATCCACGAAGAGTACAAGGCTCGTACTGATGTTTGGTCACTTGGGTGCTCtgtgttggagatgctcacGGGGAAAGTGGATCTTTTATTTAGGATTGGATTCACACCGGAAGTCACAGAGATTCCAACCAGGTTGTCGAAAGAGCCTCAAGATTTCCTCAAGAAGTGCTAGGTAAAAAATCCCAAGTTACTGTGGACCGTTGATATCATAGATGAAGGCAAAGGTGCTGTTTTATCCAAAACTCCGGAAGGAAACGGACATAGACCGTCCCGGATAGGCCTCACTAAGATGTCATTGCTTTGGAAGATGAAGATTGCGGTGAAACGCTTGCTTCGGAAGATGAAGGAGGACAATTCAGAACAAGGTCGTATTTATCTTACAGCATCTCCAGGAACTAACACGGGAATTCTAGCGAGATGCTCGTATATTTCATTACGAGTAAAGAGTTCTAGTGGACGTAGCTTTGAATTTTCTTGTTTCTCATTACGACAACTATATTTTCCATTCAATGCTTCGAATAATTTTCTCTATGCAGTCTGTTGTCAGCATCATCAAATTTATACCAAAAGAAATCAAACATGATACTAACCAGGAGACCTAATGGTAAACCAGAGATCAGTGACTTGTTTCCACCAGCTCTCATAGTGAAATTGATGATGCATGGCTAATGCCCAAATGGAGAAAATCTATTCGATACGGTCTTGGTTGCTAGTACCATGATCGCACAAAGAGGGAGCTAGGGCTCGTGGATTTGTGATCACCTTCTGAATCACTTAATCAAATCTCTCAGACTAAGAGAAAAACTCGTGCTTATTGATTTTACTAGGCAAAGAGAGTCGAGTGAAACAGCAGGTTCACGATGTGAAAAGGACATAGAAAGAACAAGGAAGCACCGCAGTACACGTAGAACATGGAATTAATAGGACTACAGGAGTTTGCTAAACTTCTGAACTGTAATCTGAAACAATGCCAGAGTCAACACTCTAAGCCCTGAACGAAAGACAGAAAATGACTTAAAAAGCTGACAACATTTTGAATCTAATGAAGATAAGACTTGTAACCCCAGATTATGAAGCTAATAATTCCTTCTAGTCAAAGTGAACCCGGAGCC
Coding sequences:
- the LOC131323643 gene encoding uncharacterized protein LOC131323643: MMNSSFGGCAGQRKPKGHGKAKEPKETEICPAATRSPKMAAGGSKSPTLVCRTYRSCHDRSGSTVGGRRHSGSLISLLACQSSGRTEENGKLRVCVDYTNLNDACPMDRFPLPRIEQMVDATVGCERLSFMDAYRGYHQIALDPEDQKKTTFISPRGTYCYKVVPFGLKNAGATFQRSITKMFPGMVGKTVEAYIDDLVCRSTFARDHLRDLGEDFAVLKQRKLRLNAEKCAFGVSSGKFLGYMVSRRGIEADPTQILAIQNLRAPTIIKEVQWLTGMVADLNRFIRRSSDLCRPFFRAITTSRRRFEWTEECEHALQSLKQYLSHAPLLVKPLPDEDLYLYLAVSNHATSAVLVRKEGMEHQPIFYSSKTMTDSQTRYLPMEKLALALTDTSSRILKFSQDLANFDIQFEPRTAIKGQALADFFAELTHGLQDEANALANAAEEARIQEEEVLEGPSSRPAEPFRARYSLGRKKHKRQWKLCSGDAWRLTVDGASNVHGAGAGIVLVSPSGTVHESVVSIGYTATNNEAEYEALIAGLQLALRLDADSVHIFCDSQLIMGHLKDDYQAKDQRMNAYVSHVLALFGRFRRVEVEWIAREHNAHADALAGLASVYKTSGSRTITFDEVAKPSFEQPCEQVMAISLGQSQLDPVIDYLKNQVLPPNKRKAYNSVAERPIFS